The Quercus robur chromosome 7, dhQueRobu3.1, whole genome shotgun sequence genome has a segment encoding these proteins:
- the LOC126691974 gene encoding uncharacterized protein LOC126691974 isoform X2: MAKKKKIKNSEKAEQVDNISKYSQKPRSSKPRRRFDFSFFYSFPISNSGSSLGSSCGEVGLFNITTNSLHDRNAEGRKLPEHSLVWCSKSQNKGPQIASNFSETTVVEVETIVQNENFGSCSDRNVGEQSSDTARSLEFTPKKSQVTESNSFCITPGSVVWAKTAYKTWWPAEIMDERSTSADSKNQDTGRHVLVEFYGSRDNAWLDPARDLSLLEDCFEERSCNPMEDFQDALKQALQRKEYLSSCGQLFKSLDGLNHSDQQDQSSDKWTSSISSRAEHDFLVKGRGKRERKRKLQFDEVTFPLTSTKRVRRFRIMRYLGLSAPIGSPF, translated from the exons ATggcgaagaagaagaagataaagaactCAGAGAAAGCAGAGCAAGTTGACAACATATCGAAGTATTCTCAAAAGCCCAGAAGCTCAAAACCCAGACGccgttttgatttttctttcttctattcCTTTCCTATCTCCAATTCAG GTTCCTCTCTGGGGTCATCCTGTGGTGAAGTTGGATTGTTCAATATCACCACAAATAGTTTGCATGACAGGAATGCTGAGGGAAGGAAATTGCCTGAGCATTCTCTGGTTTGGTGCAGCAAGTCCCAGAATAAGGGACCACAAATTGCTTCCAATTTCTCTGAAACTACAGTTGTAGAAGTTGAAACAATAgtccaaaatgaaaattttggctCCTGCAGTGATAG AAATGTTGGTGAACAATCAAGTGATACTGCAAGGTCACTGGAATTTACCCCCAAAAAATCACAAGTTACAGAAAGCAACAGTTTTTGCATTACACCAGGGAGTGTTGTGTGGGCTAAAACTGCTTACAAGACATGGTGGCCTGCTGAG ATCATGGATGAAAGATCCACTTCAGCTGACTCAAAGAACCAAGATACTGGCAGACATGTTTTAGTTGAGTTTTACGGTAGTCGTGACAA TGCTTGGCTTGATCCTGCCAGAGATCTTTCCCTGCTTGAGGAT TGCTTCGAAGAAAGGAGCTGTAACCCTATGGAAGATTTTCAAGATGCTTTAAAACAA GCCTTACAAAGGAAAGAATATCTAAGTTCATGTGGACAGTTGTTTAAGAGCCTTGATGGGCTGAATCACTCTGATCAGCAAGATCAGTCATCTG ATAAATGGACTTCATCAATTTCAAGCAGAGCAGAGCATGATTTCCTTGTAAAAGGGAGAGGCAAAAGGGAGCGAAAGCGTAAACTACAATTCGAT GAGGTGACATTTCCACTGACATCAACTAAGAGGGTTCGACGGTTTAGGATAATGCGGTACCTTGGCCTTAGTGCTCCTATTGGTTCTCCTTTTTGA
- the LOC126691974 gene encoding uncharacterized protein LOC126691974 isoform X1, whose translation MAKKKKIKNSEKAEQVDNISKYSQKPRSSKPRRRFDFSFFYSFPISNSGSSLGSSCGEVGLFNITTNSLHDRNAEGRKLPEHSLVWCSKSQNKGPQIASNFSETTVVEVETIVQNENFGSCSDRNVGEQSSDTARSLEFTPKKSQVTESNSFCITPGSVVWAKTAYKTWWPAEIMDERSTSADSKNQDTGRHVLVEFYGSRDNAWLDPARDLSLLEDVSKCFEERSCNPMEDFQDALKQALQRKEYLSSCGQLFKSLDGLNHSDQQDQSSDKWTSSISSRAEHDFLVKGRGKRERKRKLQFDEVTFPLTSTKRVRRFRIMRYLGLSAPIGSPF comes from the exons ATggcgaagaagaagaagataaagaactCAGAGAAAGCAGAGCAAGTTGACAACATATCGAAGTATTCTCAAAAGCCCAGAAGCTCAAAACCCAGACGccgttttgatttttctttcttctattcCTTTCCTATCTCCAATTCAG GTTCCTCTCTGGGGTCATCCTGTGGTGAAGTTGGATTGTTCAATATCACCACAAATAGTTTGCATGACAGGAATGCTGAGGGAAGGAAATTGCCTGAGCATTCTCTGGTTTGGTGCAGCAAGTCCCAGAATAAGGGACCACAAATTGCTTCCAATTTCTCTGAAACTACAGTTGTAGAAGTTGAAACAATAgtccaaaatgaaaattttggctCCTGCAGTGATAG AAATGTTGGTGAACAATCAAGTGATACTGCAAGGTCACTGGAATTTACCCCCAAAAAATCACAAGTTACAGAAAGCAACAGTTTTTGCATTACACCAGGGAGTGTTGTGTGGGCTAAAACTGCTTACAAGACATGGTGGCCTGCTGAG ATCATGGATGAAAGATCCACTTCAGCTGACTCAAAGAACCAAGATACTGGCAGACATGTTTTAGTTGAGTTTTACGGTAGTCGTGACAA TGCTTGGCTTGATCCTGCCAGAGATCTTTCCCTGCTTGAGGATGTGAGTAAG TGCTTCGAAGAAAGGAGCTGTAACCCTATGGAAGATTTTCAAGATGCTTTAAAACAA GCCTTACAAAGGAAAGAATATCTAAGTTCATGTGGACAGTTGTTTAAGAGCCTTGATGGGCTGAATCACTCTGATCAGCAAGATCAGTCATCTG ATAAATGGACTTCATCAATTTCAAGCAGAGCAGAGCATGATTTCCTTGTAAAAGGGAGAGGCAAAAGGGAGCGAAAGCGTAAACTACAATTCGAT GAGGTGACATTTCCACTGACATCAACTAAGAGGGTTCGACGGTTTAGGATAATGCGGTACCTTGGCCTTAGTGCTCCTATTGGTTCTCCTTTTTGA